The genomic stretch ACGATGTCAGCAATCTCTATAACCGCTATGGCGGCGTGGCCGGGTCGGCCTATGTGGTGGCGGGCGTCGGCTTCAATGTGCTGAAGAACAACAATGTGCTTCTGGTGCCGATCCGCACCGGCGTCGGCGCCCGGCTCGGTGTCAATCTCGGCTATCTGAAGCTGACCGAACGGGCGACGTGGAATCCGTTCTAAAGTCCCACCCGTCATGATGGCAATGCCGGCTTTTCGATGGGATTTGTAGGCCTGTGCCCCCCAATGCGCCGCGGCAAGCTCTTGCCGCAGCGCCGGATTTCCGCCATGCCAGTATGATGCGGTTCAATCCAAGTGGTTGCCGCCGATAGCGGGTTGTCCTTTGGTTCAGTCGGTCCTGTTCTTTGCCCTCGGCTTTCTGTGCGCCGGCTTTCTGGCGCTGATGGTGGCTCCCGCCGTCTGGCGGCGTGCCGTCGCGCTGACCCGCAGGCGAATCGAGGCCTCTATTCCGCTGACGCAGTCCGAGATTCAGGCCGACAAGGACCGCATCCGGGCCGAGTACGCCATGGCGACGCGCCGCCTCGAAATGAACGTCAAGGCGTTGCGCGAGAAGGCGGCCGAACAACTCGTCGAGATCAATCGCGGCCGCGAGGCGTTGAAGGGGTTGGCGGTCGAGCGCACGGACAAGAACCACGCGCTCGCCGAACTCGGCGCCAAGAACGAGGCGCTGCGGCAGCGCGAAGAGGAACTGCATCAGCTTTCGGAGCGGCTCAAGGAAACCGAGCGCAAGCTGGAGAAGCGGGCGCTCGAACTCGAAAAGCTGGAGCACATGTACGACGATGCCAGTTTTTCCTCCTCCAGCCGGCAGATCGAGCTCGTGGCGCGCGAATCCGAATTGCAGAAGCTTGCCAGCGACATCGCGCTGCTGCGCGGCCAGCGCAAGGAAGCGGATCGGCGCCAGCAGGAGATCGCGGCCGAAAGCAAGGCCGCGCGCGATGCCCTGAAGGCGGAGAAGAAAAGGGCGGCCGAACTCGACAAGAAGGTCGAACGGCTCCTGGCAACGCTCGCCGATCGCGAGGACAAGCTCGACCGCCGCGAGAAGGAAATGGCGCGGCTGCGCGAAAAGGCGAAGGCCGAGGACGGCGGGCCGGCCTTGCGGCTGGTCGGCAAGCCGGATGAATCGGGCAGACATGACGAGGCCACGCGGCGCGATGATCTGGATCAGGCGATCGCCAAGCTGGACAGCGATCGCGAGCGGCTGGAGGCGAGGCTGACGGCGCTGGCGCGCGAGAACAAGCGGCTCAAGGCGGATCTCGGCGCCATGGCATCATCGGGTTCGGCCAATGGCAGTGCCGCGCTGCGCGAGCAGATGAACGCGTTGGCGGCGGAGGTCGTCCATATGACGGCCAAACTCGAGGGACCTGACTCACCGATTGCCAAGGCGCTGGCAGCGCCGCAGGACAGTCACTCCAAAAATGGCGACCGCAGCCTTGCCGACCGCGTGCGGGCTTTGCAGAAGGCGGACGCGAACTGAAGCGGTTGTGCAGCCGTTTAACTGGGCGAAAAATGGTGCAGGGCAATAGCTGACGCTGCGGCGACGTTCAGGCTGTCGAAGCCTTTCGACATGGTGATCCGCACGGTTTGCAGGCGCGCGAGCAGATTTTTGGGCAGGCCTTCTCCCTCGGTGCCGAGATAGAGCGCCATGCGCCTGGAGGGCTTTGCATCGCGTATGGCGGTTTGTCCGCCCGGCGACAGGGCGAACTGCTCAAAGCCGCGTTCGGCGAGCGTCGCCGTAAAGCCCGATGTGTCGGGGAAGGACGCAAACGGAATCTTGAGCGCGGCGCCGACCGAAACGCGGATCGCCTTGCGGTACAGCGGATCGCAGCATGAGGCGTCCATCAGCACCGCGTCGGCGCCGAAAGCGGCGGCATTGCGAAAGATCGATCCCATATTGTCGTGGTTGGCGATGCCGACGAGCACCACCACCAGGGCTCGGTCGGGCAAGGCATCCAGCAATGGCCCGGCCGCGAGCGGTGTCTCCTTGCGGCCGATGGCCAGGATGCCGCGATGCATGTGGAAGCCGGCGATCGCGTCCATCACCGTTGTGGTGACGACGTAGACCGGCAGGTCCGCGGGCGCCTTGTGCAAGATGTCGTTCAGACCGCTGAGCCGGTTTTCCAGGACAAGAACGGAGTCGGCGCCAAAGCGGCTGGACGACAGAAGCAGATCGAGCACCACCTTGCCTTCGGCGACGAAACGGCCTTGCCGGCCGGCGAGATCACGTTCGCGGATGTCGAGATAGGCTGCGACGCGTGGATCCCGCGGGTCGTCGATGCGAATTGGGTCCATGTCCTCCGCTCAAAAATCGAGAGCGCGGTTCGTGCGTCGATAAAGACACACAAGCCACGCTCCGGAAATCGTCAGCGAGGTAAACGGCTGCAGGAGCGTCCGGTCAAGTCCCGGCGCGGCGCAATCTGTGTGCCATCTGGGACAGGTCCTCCTTGCCGGTGCCGAAAATACCATCCAGCACGACAAGGAGCTCGCGCACCGCATCGGATTTGCAGGAGTAGTAGATCATCTGACGGTCGCGGCGGGTGTCCACGAGGTCGAGCGCCCGCAACTTGGCCAGATGCTGCGAGAGGGCGGATTGGCTTAGCATCACCTTTTCGGCGATGGCGCCGACCGACATTTCACCGTCGATCAAGTAGCTCATGATCAACAGGCGTTTTTCGTTGCCCATCAGCATCAAAAATTCGGCGGCCGATTCGGCGTTGGCGGTTAGCTTTGTCGAGACCATGAATGCCCCATGCTGTTTGTTCATCGAGGCGCCATGGGGGCAATGGGGCCTGAATCCAAAAAATCACTTGCGAACGGCCCCTGACGAGTCAGCGCCATTTCCAAAAGGTAGAACATTTCTTTCAAATCTCAAGTGTTGCTTTTGATCAAATGCAATTAAGTTTGGTTGTTTTCCTGCCCGGCAGCCCTGCCGCCCCTGGCCATTTCAACCAGGGCGGGTCTCAATTCCCGAGATGATGCCAGGGGTTGCGGGAAGAATACCCGGCAAACATTGTCTCTCGACACCAGATCCATGCCATCGGCGTCCAAACCGACGATGCTCCAGCCGTCGCCGGATGCCCCGGCAAAATGATGCGCATACACGGCGATCGCATCGAGATGGTCCGCGTTCATGTGCTCGACGGCGGATTGTTCGCTCGCCGCAAGCTCTTCGACGATGGGGCCGACGGTGACGAGATCGGAGCGATCGAGCAGATAGGCCTTGCCGAAGCCGCCATTGAGGCTTGCGCGCTGCGGCTCGAGGCGAAAGATCGAGAAGTCGCCGAGCCCGGCATAGAGGCTCGCCTTTGGGTTGCGGTTGAGATAGCGGCGCTCGGCGCGAGCATGTGCCTCCGCGCCACGCTCGAGCCGTGATGCCCGGCAGGTCAACGTCAGGCGCGGATGCGCCAGCGGGTCGCCCTTGCCGGGCTCGCCAAGCAGCAGGGAACAGCGTGGATCGGCAAGCATGGCAGGCGTGTGCGCAGACAGCATCGAGACCAGGATCAGCGGCGTACCGTCGATGTCGGTGGCAACGCCGACCCGGCTTGCCAGCGGCGACCCGGTCTGCGGTTCCAGCACCGCAAGGGCGCCGAAGCGGGCGCTGCGCAGAAGTGTCTTCGCCAACCGTATCGCCTCGGCGTCGGTCTCGCGGATCACGTCCTTCTTTCGATCGTCCACGGGTCTTGCCCTGCCAGGTTGATTACTTCGGCGCCATGCGGATGGCGCCGTCGAGGCGGATGGTCTCGCCGTTCAGCATCTGGTTTTCGATGATGTGCAGGGCAAGTGCGGCATATTCGGATGGTTCGCCGAGGCGCGACGGGAAGGGTACGGCGGCGCCCAGCGAATCCTGCACGTCCTGCGGCATGCCGGCCATCATCGGCGTCTTGAAGATACCGGGTGCGATGGTGCAGACGCGGATGCCGGAACGGGCAAGGTCGCGCGCCACCGGCAATGTCATGCCGACGACACCGCCCTTGGAGGCGGAGTAGGCGGCCTGGCCGATCTGGCCGTCATAGGCGGCGACCGAAGCGGTGTTGACGATGACGCCACGCTCGCCGCCCTGCAGCGGCTCGAGCTTCGCCGCGCGATCGGCGACGAGGCGGATCATGTTGAAGGTGCCGATCAGGTTGACCTCGATCACCTTGCGGTACTGGTCGAGTGGATGCGGCCCATCCTTGCCGATCGTCTTCACGCCAATGGCGATGCCGGCGCAATTGACCAGGATGCGCGGTTCGCCCAGCTTGCTCGCCGTCTCGGCGACGGCTGCGGCACCACTATCGGCGCTGCTGACGTCGCATTGCACGGCAATCCCGCCGATCTCGGCCGCGACCTTGGCGGCGCGATCGATGCCGACATCGAATATGGCGACGCGAGCACCCTTGGCGGCAAGCGCGCGCGCCGTAGCCTCGCCAAGACCGGAGCCGCCGCCGGTGACGATCGCGATCTGGCCGTTCGGATTCATGGCGTCATCCTTTACTACGAGAAACAGGGACGGATCAGGCCCGGATCGACGTGCAAGGTCAAGCCATAGCCTCGTCTAGACGTGCTCGGCGATCCTGGCCTGGCTGGCGTGGCCGACCTCGCCGGTGAGCCTGGCGACCGCGCCCGGCGTGATCTCGTGCGACAAAAGGCGGTCGAGATCGACGGGGCGCGGCATCGAGATCTGGCCGCGCGGGATGCGCCTGAAGCCGAGCGGGCCGTAATAGGGCTCGTCGCCGACCAGTATGACGGCTGGCGCGCCGGCCCTGGCCGCCGCCTCCAACGCGATCGCCACCAGCCGGCGGCCGATGCCCAGGTTCTTGAAGGCTGGCCGCACGGCGAGCGGCCCGAGCATCAGCGCGCGGCCGGCGCCGGCGGCGATGCGGGTCATGCGCACCGAGGCGACGACGAGGTCGCCGTCGACCGCGACAAAGGACAGCGCGCGCTCGTGGCCGCCGGCTTCGCGGATCTTGTAGGCGGCCAGCACGAAACGGCCGGGCCCGAAGGCTTCGTCGTTGATGGCTTCGATCTGGATGTCGTGCGCCGGGGTTTCCGGCAGGTATTTCACGTCGGCAAGGCTCATGGTCTTTGCGTCCCGGTAAAGGAGGAAAGGTTTGCTGCAAACGGCAGCATTCGCCAGTCAGCGCATCAAGCGCGGGCGCCCTTTCGTCGTCGGTCAAACCGGATCAAAGCAAAGTCGAACATGCGGAGTGTCCGCTAGCATCAATTTTCGGCCGCTGCAATTGGCCTGATATGTCCGTCGTCTCCGTCCAGTGACGGTCTGTTCAGCGCCTGACATCTTCGACAGGGCCGCCTTGCGCCTACATTGCACGAAAGGACGCAAGGAGATTTGCATGGGATTGCTGGTTGAAGGCAGGTGGCAGGATCGCTGGTATGATACGGCGGACAATGGCGGCAGGTTCGTGAGGACGCAGTCGCAATGGCGCGACTGGATCACCGTTGACGGGCAGCCCGCCGAAGGTCGGACGCGCGGCTTCAAGGCCGAGCCCGGGCGCTATCACCTCTATGTCTCGCTCGCCTGTCCGTGGGCACACCGGACGCTGATCTTTCGTGCGCTGAAGAGACTGGAAGGCGTCATCTCCGTCTCGGTCGTGCATCATTTCATGGGCGCCAATGGCTGGACATTCCTGGCGCAGGATGGCGCCACCGGCGACTCGCTTTACGGCCTCGATTTCCTGCACCAGATCTATGCCAAGGCTGATCCCGCCTATTCCGGCCGGGTGACGGTGCCGGTGCTGTGGGACAAGAAAGAGCAGACCATCGTCTCCAACGAGTCTTCCGAAATCATTCGAATGCTCAATTCAGCCTTCGACGCATGGGGCGATGCAAGCCTCGACTTCTATCCCGAGCATTTGCGCCGCGAGATCGACCGTATCAATGCGCTGGTCTATCCGGCGGTCAACAATGGCGTCTATCGCGCCGGCTTTGCCACCACGCAGCGCGCCTATGAAGAGGCGTTCGGCGAATTGTTCGCGGCGCTGGATACGCTGGAGGCTCGACTGTCAAAACAGCGCTATCTCGTCGGCGACCGCATCACCGAGGCCGACTGGCGGCTGTTCACCACGCTGGTGCGCTTCGATCCGGTCTATGTCGGCCATTTCAAATGCAATTTGCGCAGCATCGCCGACTATCCGCACCTGTCGAACTATCTGCGCGACCTCTACCAGGTGCCTGGTGTCGCCGCGACCGTGAACCTGCATCACATCAAGGCGCATTACTACGCCAGCCACGAAACGATCAATCCGACGCGGATAGTGCCGGTAGGGCCGGAACTCGACTATGGGGCGCCGCATGACCGGGGGCGGTTCAGGGAGGCGGCTTGAAGTACTAGGAATCTTGTTCAGGTTTGCGAGGGATTGTTCTTGCGTCGTCCGACTTGAATGGTCCCCATACCGAATAGCCAAACGCGACAAGGCCCAATGTCGACCCCAGAATCACGACGCCATCAGGCCAAAAGTGCCCCGAGAAATGGGGTGGGTTACCGTTCGTTTCAAAAACCCTTGTCATTATGGCTAGGGTCGTAACTGCAATCAGGATAGAAATTATCACAAATCTCCAATACTCAACCGTCGTTGGAGCGCGCCCAAAAAGCACGCTTAATTGTTCTAGGGTCATCTTTAATGCGAAAAGACAAGAAAACCATACAGCGATCTCAACATTTATATCTTTCGAAAATTGGAAAAATACCAAAATGTACTCGAAAGATAGTAGGAGGAATCCTAGCAGGATGAACAAATATATGAATCGGAAGAAAACTTTGATGTTGACAGATTTCAGCGCAGTCACTCCCGCTGGTCGACACCTCGCAGATTATCCCCGCTGGCCGATCTTTCGTGCGAAAAAATCTCCTCGCGTCTCACTTTCCGGTGAAGTCTTACCAGTATGGCGATGCGGGAAGGCCCTGAAAAACCTCGGCGATCCGCCGCAGCGTCGCCGGCGTCGTCTCCCTAGGCAAGCGATCCAGCGGGAAGAAGCCGCTCTCGGCGATCTCGTGGTCCGGCTGCTTCGGCGCCGTCTGGCTGAACTGCTCGATGAGGTAGAAGCCGACATGGTCGCGCCGGCTGGAGCGGCGGTTGAAATGCATCGATTTCAACACCGGCGGTGCTGCAAGCGCTATGTTGCCCTCTTCGGCGAGTTCCCGTGCCAGTGCTTCGGCCAGCGTTTCGCTGACCTCGACACCACCGCCGGGAAGTTGCCAGCCGGGCACATAGGTGTGGCGGATGAGGAAAACGGAATTGTTGGCGGTGTCATAGACGAGGCCGCGCACACCGAGCGTCATTGGCCGCCGCAGCACGAAATAGAGGTGAAACAGCCTGGCCCGTAGCCCCGCCCATCCGGTCTGGCGGAAAGCGGTTTCAGGATCGTTCGTCATCGCTAGCGAAACCGTGGGTGGAAAGCCAAGCTTTTGTAGCAAGGAGGACGCGCGTCGCCTATGAAAGATACATGTTCAGGCTCGCGCATATTTCCGATGTCCATCTGGGGCCGCTCCCCGATGTATCCTATCGCGATCTCGCCTCCAAGCGCGTGCTCGGCTACGTCAATTGGCAGCGCAACCGCCGCCGCCACATGCATGATGCCGTCATCGACGCCATCACCGCCGACATCAAGGTGCAAAACCCCGACCACCTCGCCGTCACCGGCGATCTGGTCAATCTGGCGCTCGACGGCGAGATCGAGATGGCCAAGCACTGGCTGGAGACGCTGGGGCCGCCGCATGACGTTTCCGTGGTTCCAGGCAATCACGACGCCTATGTGCCCGGTGCCTTCGACAAGGTCTGCCGGTCATGGGCGGCCTGGATGAGCGGCGACGGGGTCAACACGCCGGTCGACCGCAACGCGTTCCCCTATCTGCGCGTGCGCGGCAATGTCGCGCTGATCGGCGTCTCGACGGCGCGCGCCACGGCACCCTTCATGGCCAATGGTTTCTTCATGGAAGGGCAGGCGGAGCGGCTCGGCAAGATCCTGCGCGATACCGGCGGGGAAGGCCTGTTTCGCGCGATCATGATCCATCATCCGCCGGTGCGCGGCGCGGTCTCGCAGCACAAGCGGCTGTTCGGGATATCACGCTTTCACAAGATCATCCGCCGCCATGGCGCCGAGCTTGTCCTGCACGGTCATTCGCATCTGCCGTCGCTGTTCCAGATAGGGGCTCGCGGTGCCAAGGTTCCGGTGGTCGGTGTCGCCGCCGCCGGCCAGGCGCCGGGCGGCAAGCATCCTGCGGCGCAGTACAATCTGTTCGACATCGACGGCGAAAAGGGCAATTGGCGGATCCGCCTGACGCGGCGCGGGCTGACCGGACCGGCAACACCGCCTTCGGATCTGCAAATCCTGGAACTGGGCGTGGAGGCTTCTATGGCCGCAAGCTGAGCCCCATCGCCACGATGCGGTCCCAGAACAGGGCGACCGACACCGCCAGGCCGACCAGCGCGCCGGCGGCGACCAGGCCAAGGCCTGACAGGAAGGCCGACCAGCCCTTGCTGCGTTGCGGCGAGCGCAGCGGCGGCTCGGCTTCCGCCACCTCGGCCCGTTTCATGCCGGCGGCTTCGACCCCACCTTCCATCATCCTCTGGCGCTCGACGACGCGCTCGGCGACATAGCGTGTCACGGAATCGGCAACCGGCTTCATCTCCGTCGATTCGGCAAGTACAACGCGGCCGATGCGGGTGTCCTCGAGGAAGCGGTAAGTGCGGCGGTCGCGCCCCATCGCGACATGGCTGACGGCATCGATCCACAGGCGCGGCTGCAGCCCCGAGGAAACCACGAAGTCGAAATTGTCCATGTCGGCGGGAACATCGGCAAAGACGGGTGCAAGTTCGGCGGCCAGCAGATCGAGGCGCATGCGATGCGCCTCGCGCATGTCGACGACAACGTCGTCGCGATCGGCGAAGGCGTTCTTCACATCGCGGATTGCATCGGACAGTTTTCTTGAGGGATCGATCTTTTCGCCTGCGTCCTTCATCGGCGTCTGCCTCGCGGGTTTGGTTAACACGGGGTTAACACAGCCGCCGGCAAAATGCACTGGCGAGATAGACGTGTCCGGGGACACGCGAAAAAGTCAGCCAGTCGCTGCCAAATTCGGACGATGCGGCCTGGCACGGCGGTTCATGTTGCGGCGAACGATGTCGGCAACGAGATCGGGCGCTTCCTCGGCAAGCATGTGGCCGGCCTCCAGCACATGATGCACATGAAAATGCGCAGGCAGGTCATCCGCCTGGGTGGAGGGCAGCACCACATCGTCGGCGCCCCACACCACCATGACAGGCATGTTAAGCCCGTCGAGACGGTCACGCGGGATAACGCCTTGCCGATCACCAGCGGTCATGGCGGCTGCGATTTCAGAGAGTTTTTGCACCTGGCCGGGCCGCCCACGCATCTCACAAAGTATATCGACGATGCGTTCCGGGGGCTGGTTGTGAGGGCTGAACATGGCGACAAGGCAGTCCCGAATCGCGGACGAACCCCGTGCGCCGGCGTAGCGGCGCAGCAGCGGGCCATTGATCTCGGGGCCAAGCCCCCCTGGGGCCAGAAGCGTCAGCGAGGCCACTTTGTCGGGCTCGGCCAACGCCATCAACATCGCCACTGCGCCGCCCATTGAATGGCCGACAAGATGAATGCGCTTCAGTTTTCGCGCCGACAGATCGGCGAGAATCGCCCTGGCGGCTACCTTGGCTGGACCAGCGTCCGGGAAACCGAACGACAGGCCGTGGCCCGGCAGATCATAGGCGAGCGTGCGCGTGGAAGGCGACAGGCAAGAGATCACCTCGTGCCAGACATCATGGCAACCGCCGAAACCATGCAGCAGGACGATGGTCTTCGAACCAGATCCTTGTTCGACGGCATGAAGCGATGAAATCATGAAGCTGAGGGCTTGTTGCGGGACTGAGAAAAGCGCGGGACCGGGCACCAAATGCGGCTGGATTGCTCCTCGTCCAGCGCTATGGCCAGTAAAATTTTCGCGATTTGTACGGTTGATGACAGAACGCGGCGGCTAACAGGTATTCGGTGATCAATGCGTACGAAATCGACAATGGCCCGGCGCGCCGAGTAGTGGATGTTACTTAGCTGGCGTTGCCGAGCCCAGCGGCGCGCAAGGCGCCGACCAGCCGCTCAGTCAGATCGGCCGGATATTTCCGCTCGACGAAGGTGGTGCGCGGGTCGGCGGCAAATTTGGGGAACTTGGTGTTCAGTTCGTCTAGCAGCGTGGACACCAGATGGTCCTGTCCGGCAGCCTTGGCGCCGATCAGACGCGCCGCCAGATAATGCGATTTCGTGGCAGTGGTTCTCAACGCCATGCTGGCGGCGATGGCTTTGTTCATGTCGCCTAGCATGAAATCACCGACGAACAGGCCGTAGTCCCACCATGTCGAGTGGCCGCTGAACGTCTCGGCCGCATGGGTAAGGATTGGCGTCCCCTCCGCGTAGCGCCCAGCGAAGATCAGCCCATAGCCGTAAGCGGCGGCCATGCCCATATCGTAGGGATTGAGTTCGTAGGCCTTGCGCATCCAGCGGATTGCTTCGTCCGTATTGCCGAGGCGCGAACTGACGTAGCCATAGGCGCGATGCGCGTAAGGGCTGGTCGGCCCCATCTGCACGCCGCGATGAGCAAACTCGACGGCCTTTTCGATCGTCGCATTGGGCGGATAGGCATAGTGATCGGAGACCGCCTCAACCTGCAGAGATGCAAGTTCCGAGTAGACGAGCGAGGATTTTGCCCCGGAATTGGCCAACGTCTCCAGGCAGCGATAAGCGGCCTCGTGGGTTCTGGCATTCTGGTCGAGATAATATCTGTCGTTGAGCAGCAGGCATTCGGTCAGGCCGTTTGGCGCGCCTGTCTGCTCGATATAGTTGTAGATCGTGCCCGAGGCGGGAAGTGCCGAGCTCAGCATGTCGGCAACGCGATCCTCGATAACCGTGGGGGCGCTGTCGGCCGGCGTGAGATTGCGTGAAAGGAGAACTCGTCCTGATGCCACGCTTTGCAGTTCGATCCTAATGTCGCCAGCGTTCGGGCCAGCCATAATGTCGAAGATGAAGCTGGTGGCGTCGTTGGCGGGGTCGTGCCAGTTGATCGTATCGCGACCGATGAAGTCGATCGTATCGAAGCCGCTCAAGCCGGCACGCAGTGACGAGGCGACACGGCCGGCATCTGCACCGTCGGCCTTGACGTCGATGTAGACGAGCGGCAGGGCTTCAGAGATCGCTGATGGTACAACGGTGCTGGTTTGGCTGGCAGTCGCGAGC from Mesorhizobium sp. NZP2077 encodes the following:
- a CDS encoding RNA methyltransferase, whose protein sequence is MDPIRIDDPRDPRVAAYLDIRERDLAGRQGRFVAEGKVVLDLLLSSSRFGADSVLVLENRLSGLNDILHKAPADLPVYVVTTTVMDAIAGFHMHRGILAIGRKETPLAAGPLLDALPDRALVVVLVGIANHDNMGSIFRNAAAFGADAVLMDASCCDPLYRKAIRVSVGAALKIPFASFPDTSGFTATLAERGFEQFALSPGGQTAIRDAKPSRRMALYLGTEGEGLPKNLLARLQTVRITMSKGFDSLNVAAASAIALHHFSPS
- a CDS encoding metalloregulator ArsR/SmtB family transcription factor, whose amino-acid sequence is MVSTKLTANAESAAEFLMLMGNEKRLLIMSYLIDGEMSVGAIAEKVMLSQSALSQHLAKLRALDLVDTRRDRQMIYYSCKSDAVRELLVVLDGIFGTGKEDLSQMAHRLRRAGT
- a CDS encoding HugZ family protein, with the protein product MDDRKKDVIRETDAEAIRLAKTLLRSARFGALAVLEPQTGSPLASRVGVATDIDGTPLILVSMLSAHTPAMLADPRCSLLLGEPGKGDPLAHPRLTLTCRASRLERGAEAHARAERRYLNRNPKASLYAGLGDFSIFRLEPQRASLNGGFGKAYLLDRSDLVTVGPIVEELAASEQSAVEHMNADHLDAIAVYAHHFAGASGDGWSIVGLDADGMDLVSRDNVCRVFFPQPLASSRELRPALVEMARGGRAAGQENNQT
- a CDS encoding 3-hydroxyacyl-CoA dehydrogenase; translated protein: MNPNGQIAIVTGGGSGLGEATARALAAKGARVAIFDVGIDRAAKVAAEIGGIAVQCDVSSADSGAAAVAETASKLGEPRILVNCAGIAIGVKTIGKDGPHPLDQYRKVIEVNLIGTFNMIRLVADRAAKLEPLQGGERGVIVNTASVAAYDGQIGQAAYSASKGGVVGMTLPVARDLARSGIRVCTIAPGIFKTPMMAGMPQDVQDSLGAAVPFPSRLGEPSEYAALALHIIENQMLNGETIRLDGAIRMAPK
- a CDS encoding N-acetyltransferase gives rise to the protein MSLADVKYLPETPAHDIQIEAINDEAFGPGRFVLAAYKIREAGGHERALSFVAVDGDLVVASVRMTRIAAGAGRALMLGPLAVRPAFKNLGIGRRLVAIALEAAARAGAPAVILVGDEPYYGPLGFRRIPRGQISMPRPVDLDRLLSHEITPGAVARLTGEVGHASQARIAEHV
- a CDS encoding glutathione S-transferase family protein is translated as MGLLVEGRWQDRWYDTADNGGRFVRTQSQWRDWITVDGQPAEGRTRGFKAEPGRYHLYVSLACPWAHRTLIFRALKRLEGVISVSVVHHFMGANGWTFLAQDGATGDSLYGLDFLHQIYAKADPAYSGRVTVPVLWDKKEQTIVSNESSEIIRMLNSAFDAWGDASLDFYPEHLRREIDRINALVYPAVNNGVYRAGFATTQRAYEEAFGELFAALDTLEARLSKQRYLVGDRITEADWRLFTTLVRFDPVYVGHFKCNLRSIADYPHLSNYLRDLYQVPGVAATVNLHHIKAHYYASHETINPTRIVPVGPELDYGAPHDRGRFREAA
- a CDS encoding NUDIX domain-containing protein — its product is MTNDPETAFRQTGWAGLRARLFHLYFVLRRPMTLGVRGLVYDTANNSVFLIRHTYVPGWQLPGGGVEVSETLAEALARELAEEGNIALAAPPVLKSMHFNRRSSRRDHVGFYLIEQFSQTAPKQPDHEIAESGFFPLDRLPRETTPATLRRIAEVFQGLPASPYW
- a CDS encoding metallophosphoesterase: MFRLAHISDVHLGPLPDVSYRDLASKRVLGYVNWQRNRRRHMHDAVIDAITADIKVQNPDHLAVTGDLVNLALDGEIEMAKHWLETLGPPHDVSVVPGNHDAYVPGAFDKVCRSWAAWMSGDGVNTPVDRNAFPYLRVRGNVALIGVSTARATAPFMANGFFMEGQAERLGKILRDTGGEGLFRAIMIHHPPVRGAVSQHKRLFGISRFHKIIRRHGAELVLHGHSHLPSLFQIGARGAKVPVVGVAAAGQAPGGKHPAAQYNLFDIDGEKGNWRIRLTRRGLTGPATPPSDLQILELGVEASMAAS
- a CDS encoding alpha/beta fold hydrolase, translated to MISSLHAVEQGSGSKTIVLLHGFGGCHDVWHEVISCLSPSTRTLAYDLPGHGLSFGFPDAGPAKVAARAILADLSARKLKRIHLVGHSMGGAVAMLMALAEPDKVASLTLLAPGGLGPEINGPLLRRYAGARGSSAIRDCLVAMFSPHNQPPERIVDILCEMRGRPGQVQKLSEIAAAMTAGDRQGVIPRDRLDGLNMPVMVVWGADDVVLPSTQADDLPAHFHVHHVLEAGHMLAEEAPDLVADIVRRNMNRRARPHRPNLAATG
- a CDS encoding tetratricopeptide repeat protein; the protein is MQHATPAAPAVRETLERLLASETFGRSERARKLIRYLVEREQAGEADRLKGFSIAMDVFGKDGDFDPSTDAVVRVQAGRLRELLQQYFANEGVAEPVRIAIPRGGYVPAYELNAIRLPEAAKPAEQTATVPSEHPGAAEDTLTAAALLAPAAPVPSVARHLRFFWMAIAVVIAMLGVLILRQGSGALLASGDLPAALATASQTSTVVPSAISEALPLVYIDVKADGADAGRVASSLRAGLSGFDTIDFIGRDTINWHDPANDATSFIFDIMAGPNAGDIRIELQSVASGRVLLSRNLTPADSAPTVIEDRVADMLSSALPASGTIYNYIEQTGAPNGLTECLLLNDRYYLDQNARTHEAAYRCLETLANSGAKSSLVYSELASLQVEAVSDHYAYPPNATIEKAVEFAHRGVQMGPTSPYAHRAYGYVSSRLGNTDEAIRWMRKAYELNPYDMGMAAAYGYGLIFAGRYAEGTPILTHAAETFSGHSTWWDYGLFVGDFMLGDMNKAIAASMALRTTATKSHYLAARLIGAKAAGQDHLVSTLLDELNTKFPKFAADPRTTFVERKYPADLTERLVGALRAAGLGNAS